The Desulfobacterales bacterium genome has a segment encoding these proteins:
- the prmC gene encoding peptide chain release factor N(5)-glutamine methyltransferase, whose protein sequence is MKSQLQQNKKKWNILEVISWTTSYLESNNIESPRICSEMLLAYALNLTRIDLYLKYDQPLKKTELEFYKSLIKRRIENEPVAYIIGQKGFWTMDFFVSRDVLIPRPETEILVETAISLIPSADEKKWNILDIGTGSGAIILSIASEKEEHSFFASDISYNALKIAKKNAAAYGLGDKIFLFCNNLFEAITNVQYFDMIVSNPPYISSKTINSLQPEIKFYEPITALDGDEDGLSFIRKIINQSELYLKPNGYLIMEIGYDQKESVIQITNSTKYFNSIEFIKDYSGHFRVVKLKKNNYV, encoded by the coding sequence ATGAAAAGCCAGTTACAACAAAATAAAAAAAAATGGAATATACTTGAGGTTATTTCATGGACAACTTCATATTTGGAATCAAATAATATTGAAAGTCCAAGAATATGTTCAGAAATGCTGTTAGCTTATGCGCTCAACCTCACACGAATTGATCTTTATTTAAAATACGATCAACCACTAAAAAAAACTGAACTTGAGTTTTATAAATCCTTAATTAAAAGGAGGATTGAAAATGAGCCAGTTGCTTACATCATTGGCCAAAAAGGTTTCTGGACAATGGATTTTTTTGTTTCAAGGGATGTTCTTATACCTCGGCCAGAAACTGAAATTTTAGTGGAAACCGCAATTTCATTAATTCCAAGTGCAGATGAAAAAAAATGGAATATATTAGATATAGGAACAGGCTCGGGAGCCATAATATTATCAATCGCATCTGAAAAAGAAGAACATTCTTTTTTTGCATCGGATATCTCATATAATGCATTAAAAATAGCTAAAAAAAATGCTGCTGCCTACGGATTAGGTGACAAGATCTTCCTTTTTTGTAATAATTTGTTTGAAGCAATAACGAATGTTCAGTATTTTGATATGATAGTTTCTAACCCGCCTTATATATCAAGCAAAACAATAAATTCCCTTCAACCTGAAATTAAATTCTATGAACCTATTACAGCCTTAGATGGTGATGAAGATGGACTTTCTTTTATAAGAAAAATTATTAATCAATCAGAATTATATCTTAAACCCAATGGATATTTAATAATGGAAATTGGATACGACCAAAAAGAAAGTGTTATACAAATTACTAATTCTACCAAATATTTTAATAGTATTGAATTTATTAAAGATTACTCCGGACACTTCCGAGTAGTAAAACTAAAAAAAAATAATTACGTCTAA
- the rpsB gene encoding 30S ribosomal protein S2 yields MAYVTMKELLEAGVHFGHQTKRWNPKMKQYIFGARNGIYIIDLQKTVKLFKQAYDFIVQTVSNGKSVLFVGTKKQARESINKESERSGMFYVHNRWLGGMLTNFNTIKQSIARLNYLDSIEQDGTINLFPKKERLKLGKERLKLHSTLGGIQTMIDLPGAIFVVDPKNESIAVKEGKKLGIPIVSIVDTNCDPDEIDYIIPGNDDAIRAIHLISSRIADACIEGKKLLEEKMHGQDDKVEENVDEMPSKEINVAQSDQSAVDENGGPVVEFIRKRPPVK; encoded by the coding sequence ATGGCTTATGTTACAATGAAAGAACTTCTTGAAGCGGGAGTTCATTTTGGGCATCAAACAAAGAGATGGAATCCAAAAATGAAACAATATATTTTTGGAGCGAGGAATGGGATATACATAATTGATCTTCAAAAAACAGTAAAATTATTTAAACAAGCTTATGATTTTATAGTTCAAACTGTCTCAAACGGTAAATCTGTTTTATTTGTTGGAACTAAAAAACAAGCGAGGGAATCAATAAATAAAGAATCTGAGAGAAGTGGTATGTTTTATGTCCATAACAGATGGCTGGGTGGAATGCTTACTAATTTCAATACTATCAAACAAAGTATAGCAAGGCTGAATTATCTCGATAGTATAGAACAAGACGGAACTATTAATCTGTTTCCTAAAAAAGAAAGATTAAAACTTGGCAAAGAAAGATTAAAACTCCACAGTACCCTTGGCGGAATTCAGACAATGATAGACCTCCCTGGTGCAATATTTGTAGTTGATCCTAAAAATGAATCAATCGCTGTAAAAGAAGGTAAAAAATTGGGAATTCCAATTGTATCAATTGTAGATACAAACTGTGACCCTGACGAGATTGATTATATAATTCCTGGTAATGATGATGCAATACGAGCTATTCATTTAATTTCATCAAGAATAGCTGATGCCTGTATAGAAGGAAAAAAACTTTTAGAAGAAAAAATGCATGGTCAAGATGATAAGGTTGAGGAGAATGTTGATGAAATGCCTTCTAAGGAAATTAACGTAGCTCAATCTGATCAAAGTGCTGTTGATGAAAATGGAGGACCTGTTGTAGAATTTATACGGAAACGGCCACCGGTTAAGTAA
- the tsf gene encoding translation elongation factor Ts → MAAITTEIIKELRVKTGAGIMDCKEALAESKGDIEQSIVYLRKKGLATAEKRAGKATSEGCIQSYIHLGGKIGAMVEVNCETDFVAKTEDMATFVKNLAMHVVAANPVGVSSEDISEEMVNKERDIYRVQAAETGKPANVIEKIIDGKIKKFYKDNCLLEQQYVKDPNITISDLINDMITKTGEKITIKRFARFQIGEK, encoded by the coding sequence ATGGCGGCAATTACAACAGAAATTATTAAAGAACTGCGTGTTAAAACTGGGGCAGGAATAATGGATTGTAAAGAAGCACTTGCTGAAAGCAAAGGAGATATAGAACAATCAATTGTTTATCTTAGAAAAAAAGGATTAGCAACTGCTGAAAAAAGAGCTGGAAAAGCTACATCAGAGGGCTGCATACAATCATATATCCATTTAGGTGGAAAAATTGGAGCAATGGTGGAAGTCAATTGTGAAACTGATTTTGTAGCAAAAACAGAAGATATGGCTACGTTCGTTAAAAATTTAGCCATGCATGTTGTAGCAGCTAATCCTGTAGGCGTAAGCTCTGAAGATATCTCAGAAGAAATGGTAAATAAAGAAAGAGACATATATCGAGTTCAAGCAGCTGAGACTGGGAAGCCTGCAAATGTTATAGAAAAAATTATCGATGGAAAAATAAAAAAATTTTATAAAGACAACTGTCTTTTAGAACAACAATACGTAAAAGATCCTAATATAACTATTTCTGATTTAATAAATGATATGATTACAAAAACTGGTGAAAAAATTACCATAAAACGTTTTGCAAGATTCCAGATAGGAGAAAAATAA
- a CDS encoding UMP kinase encodes MNTPYYKRILLKLSGEALIGNQDFGISAEVIKFVADEVLSIHEIGVQVAIVIGGGNIFRGIKSDDFDMDRTVGDQMGMLATVINSLALQNAIEKKGIPTRVQTAIAMDEVAEPCIIRRAIRHLEKGRVVIFAAGTGNPYFTTDTAAVLRANEIHAEILIKATKVDGLYDSDPVKNKKAEFIKKTNYMEVIKKNLRAMDMTAISLAMDNKLPLIVLNLKNKGNIRKAVCGEQIGTEIR; translated from the coding sequence TTGAATACTCCGTACTATAAGAGGATATTACTCAAACTAAGTGGAGAAGCCTTGATAGGAAATCAGGACTTCGGCATAAGCGCTGAAGTCATAAAATTTGTTGCGGATGAAGTCTTGTCCATCCACGAGATCGGGGTTCAAGTAGCTATCGTTATTGGAGGAGGAAATATATTTAGGGGTATTAAATCCGATGATTTTGATATGGATAGAACAGTTGGAGATCAAATGGGGATGTTAGCTACTGTAATCAACAGCCTTGCTCTTCAAAACGCAATTGAAAAAAAAGGAATACCAACAAGGGTTCAAACAGCAATAGCAATGGATGAAGTGGCAGAACCCTGTATAATTAGAAGAGCTATAAGGCATCTTGAAAAAGGAAGAGTAGTTATATTTGCTGCAGGAACAGGAAATCCTTATTTTACTACCGATACAGCGGCTGTGTTAAGAGCTAATGAAATACATGCAGAAATCCTCATAAAAGCTACTAAAGTTGATGGATTATATGATTCTGATCCTGTAAAAAATAAAAAAGCAGAGTTTATCAAAAAAACAAATTATATGGAAGTTATAAAGAAAAACCTTAGGGCTATGGACATGACAGCTATTTCACTTGCAATGGACAACAAACTTCCTTTAATTGTCTTGAATTTAAAAAACAAAGGTAATATAAGAAAAGCAGTTTGTGGAGAACAAATAGGTACAGAAATTCGATAA
- the frr gene encoding ribosome recycling factor codes for MIEDIYQDTKEKMTKAIDSFKHDLQKVRTGRASLNLLDGIRVDYYGTLTHLNQMASLAVPEARMITIQPWDSSILKEIEKAILKSNIGLTPANDGKMIRIAIPPLTADRRKEIVKSVQKMSEDKKVSIRNIRRDTNELLKTLKKDGDISEDESFKSQNQIQKITDDYIKIIDDLEKEKETEILEF; via the coding sequence ATGATAGAAGATATATATCAGGACACTAAAGAAAAAATGACAAAAGCAATTGATTCTTTTAAACATGACCTTCAAAAAGTAAGAACTGGTCGAGCATCTTTAAATTTGCTTGATGGTATTAGGGTGGACTATTATGGAACCCTTACCCATTTAAATCAAATGGCTTCTCTTGCCGTCCCCGAAGCAAGGATGATAACAATTCAGCCTTGGGATTCTTCGATTCTAAAAGAAATTGAAAAAGCCATATTAAAATCTAACATTGGACTTACACCAGCTAACGATGGAAAAATGATTAGAATAGCTATCCCTCCATTAACTGCTGATAGACGAAAAGAAATTGTCAAATCAGTACAAAAAATGAGCGAAGATAAAAAAGTATCAATTAGGAATATAAGAAGGGATACAAACGAGCTTCTTAAAACCTTAAAAAAAGATGGGGATATTTCTGAAGATGAGTCTTTCAAATCTCAAAATCAAATTCAGAAAATTACAGATGATTACATCAAAATCATAGACGATTTAGAAAAAGAAAAAGAGACGGAAATCCTTGAGTTCTAA
- a CDS encoding isoprenyl transferase, whose protein sequence is MSSKKFTQYREEYGLNIVPSHVAIIMDGNGRWAKKQMMNRIKGHEKGINIVKTIVRTSRELGISYLTLYAFSTENWERPKVEVDALMRLLKKFLMDELKELNDNEIKLNAIGQTERLPFEVLEILRYAMNTTKNNNYMTLNLALSYGGRSEILRAVKAIVDKVKNGSIAPNLINEDMISSHLYTNNMPDPDLLIRTSGEMRVSNFLLWQIAYTEFHFSQTLWPDFTKEEYIEILKNYQERERRFGKVL, encoded by the coding sequence TTGAGTTCTAAAAAATTTACGCAATATAGAGAAGAATATGGTTTAAATATAGTGCCATCTCATGTTGCTATCATTATGGATGGTAACGGAAGATGGGCTAAAAAACAAATGATGAATAGAATTAAAGGTCATGAAAAAGGCATTAATATAGTCAAGACTATAGTTCGAACTTCAAGAGAATTAGGAATATCATATTTAACTTTATATGCATTTTCTACTGAAAATTGGGAAAGGCCTAAAGTAGAAGTTGATGCTCTTATGAGATTGCTAAAAAAATTCTTAATGGATGAGCTAAAAGAATTAAATGATAATGAAATAAAATTAAATGCTATTGGACAAACCGAGCGACTCCCTTTTGAAGTGTTAGAAATTCTTAGATACGCAATGAATACAACGAAGAATAATAATTATATGACTTTAAATCTTGCTCTAAGTTACGGCGGAAGATCTGAAATTCTTAGAGCCGTAAAAGCAATCGTTGATAAAGTTAAAAATGGGTCTATAGCTCCTAATTTAATAAATGAAGATATGATATCTTCTCATCTTTATACTAATAATATGCCAGACCCCGACCTTTTAATCAGGACAAGCGGCGAAATGCGTGTAAGTAATTTTCTTCTATGGCAAATAGCTTATACAGAGTTTCATTTTTCCCAAACTTTATGGCCAGACTTTACAAAAGAAGAATATATTGAAATTTTAAAAAATTATCAGGAGAGAGAACGAAGATTCGGTAAAGTCTTATAA
- a CDS encoding phosphatidate cytidylyltransferase, whose product MHLKRWITSIIGLPFLILLIWKGKPLLFLIFINLVCFFCMFEYYRIVRNSSEKAIFDPILILGFIFGQLIIYAMYINSFKAVLLILSLNLISCGFISLSRYKLDPKVIIVLAKQVQGMIYIPLFLSYAVLIRNDDDGHLWIFLVLAIIFAGDTGAYYVGSYFGKHKLSPSISPGKTIEGAIGGICANILVGLIFKTLFLPNLNVIISIIYFISAGIIGQIGDLFESELKRDAKIKDSGNILPGHGGILDRIDAVLFAMPITYLFKYYIF is encoded by the coding sequence ATGCATTTAAAAAGATGGATTACAAGTATAATTGGGCTTCCTTTTCTTATTCTTCTAATATGGAAAGGGAAGCCCTTGTTATTTCTTATTTTTATAAATTTAGTCTGCTTTTTTTGTATGTTTGAATACTATAGAATCGTTCGTAATTCTTCAGAAAAAGCAATCTTTGATCCTATATTGATTTTAGGGTTTATATTTGGACAGCTTATAATATATGCTATGTATATAAACTCATTTAAAGCTGTTTTATTAATTTTATCTTTAAATCTTATATCATGTGGATTTATATCATTATCCCGCTATAAACTTGATCCAAAAGTTATAATTGTTTTAGCTAAACAAGTTCAAGGAATGATCTATATTCCCTTATTTCTTTCTTATGCTGTTTTAATTAGAAATGACGATGACGGACATCTTTGGATCTTTTTAGTTTTAGCTATTATTTTTGCCGGAGACACGGGCGCTTATTATGTAGGATCATATTTTGGGAAACATAAACTTTCTCCTTCAATTAGCCCAGGAAAAACTATTGAGGGCGCAATTGGAGGAATTTGCGCTAATATTTTAGTAGGACTGATATTTAAAACATTATTTTTGCCGAATTTAAATGTTATTATATCTATTATATATTTTATATCAGCTGGAATTATAGGACAGATCGGAGATCTTTTTGAATCAGAATTAAAGAGAGACGCTAAAATAAAGGATTCAGGAAATATCTTACCAGGACATGGTGGAATTTTAGACAGAATTGATGCTGTTCTTTTTGCTATGCCTATTACATATTTGTTTAAATACTACATATTCTAA
- a CDS encoding 1-deoxy-D-xylulose-5-phosphate reductoisomerase, with protein MKKITILGSTGSIGKTALKIVEMFPERYWVKALCAGKNIELLASQIKKFKPEIAVVYDENSAMNLKKLLKNTVNVEILFGETGYVAAAAYDSVELVLSAIVGSPGLMPTVSAIKANKDVALANKESLVMAGEYIMQLSKKNNTNIFPVDSEHSAIFQCLSGQRRQDLIGIILTASGGPFHNKSYEDFASITIKDALNHPTWNMGKKITIDSATLMNKGLEVIEASWLFGIDADLIEVLIHEQSIIHSMVKYRDGSVIAQLGIPDMTGAISFAMSYPERLPINKQPPNFAELKALTFKKPDYKKFPCLYMAYQACKAGGTMPAVLNSANEVAVEAFLNEKISFTAIPELIQKVIDKHQIIYKPELQEIIDAHLWAQKQAIQEIMN; from the coding sequence ATGAAAAAAATAACAATTTTGGGTTCTACAGGCTCAATCGGTAAAACAGCACTAAAAATTGTTGAAATGTTTCCAGAAAGATATTGGGTTAAAGCTCTATGTGCTGGAAAAAATATTGAATTACTTGCTTCTCAAATAAAAAAGTTTAAGCCCGAAATAGCTGTTGTTTACGACGAAAACTCAGCAATGAATCTTAAAAAATTGTTAAAAAATACAGTTAATGTTGAAATTTTATTTGGAGAAACCGGTTATGTAGCTGCTGCCGCTTATGATTCTGTTGAATTAGTATTATCAGCTATAGTTGGGTCACCTGGTCTTATGCCTACTGTATCGGCCATTAAAGCTAATAAAGATGTAGCACTTGCGAATAAAGAATCTTTAGTCATGGCTGGAGAATACATTATGCAGCTTTCAAAAAAAAATAACACAAACATCTTTCCTGTTGATAGTGAGCATAGCGCTATTTTTCAATGTTTATCTGGGCAAAGGCGTCAAGACTTAATAGGAATAATACTTACAGCTTCTGGAGGCCCTTTTCACAATAAGTCTTATGAAGACTTTGCAAGCATAACAATAAAAGATGCATTAAATCATCCTACATGGAACATGGGTAAAAAAATAACTATTGATTCAGCAACTTTAATGAATAAAGGGCTTGAAGTAATTGAAGCATCATGGTTGTTCGGAATTGATGCCGACCTAATCGAAGTTTTAATTCACGAACAAAGTATAATTCATTCAATGGTTAAATATAGAGACGGATCAGTTATAGCACAATTAGGCATTCCTGATATGACAGGAGCTATATCGTTTGCGATGTCATACCCTGAAAGGCTGCCTATAAATAAACAGCCCCCTAACTTTGCAGAATTAAAAGCATTAACATTTAAAAAACCTGATTATAAAAAATTTCCTTGTCTTTACATGGCTTATCAAGCCTGTAAAGCTGGAGGAACTATGCCTGCTGTATTAAACTCAGCAAATGAGGTTGCTGTAGAAGCTTTTTTAAATGAAAAAATATCTTTTACTGCTATTCCTGAATTAATACAAAAAGTAATTGATAAACATCAGATTATTTATAAGCCTGAATTACAAGAAATAATTGATGCTCATTTGTGGGCACAAAAGCAGGCTATCCAAGAAATAATGAATTAA
- the rseP gene encoding RIP metalloprotease RseP, which produces MITSILSFIVVVGVLIVVHELGHFLFARLFGVGVEKFSLGFGPRIFGKKIGNTDYRLSAIPFGGYVKMIGEEPDAELSEEEIPLSFTHKNAYKKIAIVAAGPIFNILLAFVIFYLIFLLSGIPILKASVGKVQKNSPSEKSGILQGDKIIKINNTNIATWDDLTKIIGKSNGNTLEITILRGSETIKLSVTPEKKETTNEFGETINKYAVGIIAGNDYFIKKLGLGEAVVESTSKVYEILEVSIIVIYKLISGSISTDTLGGPIKIAQIAGQQAKHGVVNFFFFIAVISAHLGLLNLLPIPVLDGGHIVFFSIEAIIGRPVNIKAREIAQQIGIFLLLLLMIYVFYNDIRSIFFAKI; this is translated from the coding sequence ATGATAACTAGTATATTGTCATTTATTGTTGTAGTAGGTGTGCTTATCGTTGTCCATGAATTAGGACATTTTTTATTCGCAAGACTATTTGGAGTAGGAGTCGAAAAATTTTCACTTGGATTTGGTCCTCGAATTTTTGGAAAAAAAATAGGAAATACAGACTATAGGCTCTCGGCTATACCATTTGGAGGGTATGTTAAAATGATAGGGGAAGAGCCGGATGCAGAATTATCAGAAGAAGAAATACCTCTTTCTTTTACCCATAAAAATGCCTACAAAAAAATAGCTATAGTAGCAGCCGGCCCAATATTTAATATCTTGCTTGCATTTGTTATTTTTTATTTAATCTTTTTATTATCAGGTATTCCAATACTAAAAGCATCTGTTGGAAAAGTTCAAAAAAACAGTCCCTCAGAGAAATCAGGAATTTTACAGGGTGATAAAATAATAAAAATTAATAATACAAATATTGCTACATGGGATGATTTAACAAAAATAATCGGAAAAAGTAATGGAAATACTCTTGAAATAACGATTCTTAGAGGATCAGAAACAATTAAGTTATCAGTTACTCCAGAAAAAAAGGAAACTACTAATGAATTTGGAGAAACTATAAATAAATATGCGGTTGGCATAATAGCTGGCAATGATTATTTTATAAAAAAATTAGGACTCGGAGAAGCAGTCGTCGAAAGTACTTCAAAAGTATATGAAATATTAGAAGTTTCTATTATTGTAATTTATAAACTCATCAGCGGAAGTATTTCTACAGATACTCTTGGAGGACCAATAAAAATAGCTCAAATAGCCGGACAGCAAGCAAAACATGGTGTAGTAAATTTTTTTTTCTTTATCGCAGTAATTAGCGCACACCTTGGTCTGCTTAATCTTCTCCCTATACCTGTTCTTGACGGAGGTCATATTGTTTTCTTTTCTATTGAAGCTATAATTGGCCGCCCTGTAAATATTAAAGCACGGGAAATAGCTCAACAAATAGGGATATTTTTACTTTTACTTTTAATGATTTATGTTTTTTATAATGACATAAGAAGTATATTTTTTGCAAAAATTTAG
- a CDS encoding DUF29 family protein, translated as MEELYEIRKYIEEGNYNDALSVLGEMEEMSRDDKINKIGSFLEVLILHIIKKQAEKRSTKSWERSIFNSIQQIYSINKRRKSGGYYLSINEISNIIDEVYDRALTNASYEAFEGDYSSLELSKMFDEKKVKDETIELIKRSYQ; from the coding sequence ATGGAAGAATTATACGAGATTAGAAAATACATTGAAGAGGGGAATTACAATGATGCCCTAAGCGTTCTCGGAGAAATGGAGGAAATGAGCAGAGATGACAAGATCAACAAAATTGGAAGTTTTCTTGAGGTATTAATTTTACATATCATTAAAAAACAAGCTGAAAAGCGTTCAACAAAATCGTGGGAAAGATCTATTTTTAATTCAATTCAGCAAATATATTCAATTAATAAAAGAAGAAAGTCGGGCGGATATTATCTGAGCATAAATGAAATTTCAAATATAATTGATGAAGTCTATGATAGAGCTCTAACTAATGCTTCATATGAAGCTTTCGAAGGAGATTATTCATCTTTAGAGCTATCAAAAATGTTTGATGAAAAAAAAGTAAAAGACGAAACTATAGAATTAATTAAAAGAAGCTATCAGTAA